A window from Marinagarivorans cellulosilyticus encodes these proteins:
- a CDS encoding esterase-like activity of phytase family protein, protein MNFQKSALAFAITLSLGALSGCSDDDDKSSLASSVAASSDAQNSSAASSSAAALAMTFNRLSTFAVCEQLDATCNVDDETVAEIVTASNDGNTLIYTDGVQNSLGFIDITDAAMPKKMGTVVLAGEPTSVAVVGNYVVAGVNTSADYVNTSGELAIIDLATQMIVRTLDLGGQPDSVAVSPDGKYIAVAIENERDEDLGDGMPPQLPAGFLMVVDVADTVDAWAARKVELVNLDDMLFPADPEPEFVSINSDNIAVVTLQENNHIAMVDLASGAVTASFSAGTVDLVNIDATEEGELHFTESLDGVVREPDGVTWMGTEYFATANEGDMDGGSRGFSIFDKNGNVIWDAGNMLEHLAARFGHYPDERAGNKGNEPENVAYGMYGDTGYLFVNAERAGLVFVFDVNDPTAPLFKQALPAGVGPEGALAIPSRNLVIVANEKDARADKLRSSVMVYQLGDGTAQYPTIESVNRDNDTPIGWGAMSGLAAGTDNTLYAIEDSFYNSNRIFTLDVSAQPAKLTAETTLMDSNDVLASMPAADLAEDDIARAGVFDKHDLMAMINSDKSVNLDPEGIAVASDGGFWLASEGAGTVGDDTRPIESLNLLLKVATTGVIEKAITLPEAVNAMQVRFGFEGVTEADGKVYVAFQRAWGDETEVRIGIYDIAMESWEFVFYPLDAKESQAGGWVGLSDITAIGSGKFLVLERDNQNGFDAAIKRIYEIDLMSVAAGSTVTKTLVRDLMADLRQTKGMVPEKIEGLAVTSEGDVYIVNDNDGVDDNSGETQLMNLGKLLD, encoded by the coding sequence ATGAATTTTCAAAAATCGGCCCTCGCCTTTGCTATTACTTTATCGTTGGGCGCATTAAGCGGCTGTAGTGATGATGACGATAAAAGCTCGCTAGCTTCAAGTGTTGCAGCAAGTAGTGATGCCCAAAACTCCAGTGCTGCTAGCTCAAGCGCAGCTGCGCTAGCGATGACTTTTAACCGGCTATCGACCTTTGCTGTGTGTGAGCAATTGGATGCCACCTGTAATGTTGACGATGAAACTGTTGCAGAGATTGTGACAGCGAGCAACGATGGCAATACGCTCATTTATACCGACGGCGTACAAAATAGCTTGGGTTTTATCGATATTACCGATGCCGCGATGCCTAAAAAAATGGGTACGGTGGTATTAGCGGGCGAGCCAACATCCGTTGCTGTAGTGGGTAACTATGTGGTTGCCGGTGTGAATACCTCGGCCGATTACGTCAATACCTCGGGTGAACTTGCGATTATCGATTTAGCGACTCAAATGATCGTACGCACTCTGGATTTAGGTGGCCAGCCAGATTCAGTGGCCGTTAGCCCCGACGGCAAATATATTGCCGTTGCGATTGAAAACGAACGTGACGAAGATCTAGGCGATGGCATGCCGCCGCAACTACCGGCTGGCTTTTTAATGGTGGTAGATGTTGCCGATACTGTGGATGCATGGGCTGCGCGCAAGGTCGAGTTGGTGAATCTTGACGATATGTTGTTCCCGGCCGATCCAGAGCCAGAATTTGTATCGATTAATAGCGACAATATTGCCGTTGTTACCCTGCAAGAAAATAACCATATTGCGATGGTCGATCTTGCGTCGGGCGCTGTGACTGCGAGCTTTTCTGCTGGTACTGTCGACCTTGTTAATATTGATGCCACTGAAGAAGGCGAGCTGCACTTTACTGAAAGTTTGGATGGTGTAGTGCGTGAGCCCGACGGCGTGACCTGGATGGGCACCGAGTATTTTGCGACAGCCAACGAAGGCGATATGGATGGCGGTAGCCGCGGTTTTAGTATTTTTGATAAAAATGGCAACGTTATTTGGGATGCCGGCAACATGCTAGAGCATTTAGCGGCGCGTTTTGGCCACTACCCTGACGAGCGTGCGGGCAACAAAGGTAACGAGCCAGAAAATGTGGCTTACGGTATGTATGGCGATACAGGCTATTTGTTTGTTAATGCCGAGCGCGCAGGCTTAGTTTTTGTATTTGATGTAAACGACCCGACCGCGCCTTTATTTAAACAAGCGTTACCTGCCGGCGTAGGCCCTGAAGGGGCGCTGGCTATTCCATCACGCAACTTGGTCATTGTCGCCAACGAAAAAGATGCTCGCGCAGATAAACTACGTTCCAGCGTTATGGTGTATCAGCTTGGCGATGGCACAGCGCAATATCCAACAATTGAATCGGTTAACCGCGATAACGATACGCCGATTGGCTGGGGAGCAATGTCGGGTTTGGCCGCTGGCACCGACAATACGCTCTACGCCATAGAGGACAGCTTTTACAATAGCAACCGTATTTTCACCTTGGATGTTAGTGCTCAGCCTGCGAAATTAACCGCCGAAACAACGCTGATGGACAGCAACGATGTATTGGCGAGCATGCCTGCTGCCGACCTTGCTGAAGATGATATTGCCCGCGCTGGTGTGTTTGATAAACATGATTTAATGGCGATGATAAACAGCGATAAAAGCGTTAACCTCGACCCAGAAGGCATTGCCGTGGCAAGTGATGGCGGCTTTTGGTTGGCATCTGAAGGTGCCGGTACTGTGGGTGACGATACGCGGCCAATAGAATCTTTAAACCTATTATTAAAAGTGGCAACAACCGGCGTGATCGAAAAAGCCATCACGCTGCCAGAAGCCGTGAATGCAATGCAGGTGCGCTTTGGTTTTGAAGGCGTTACCGAGGCCGATGGTAAAGTTTATGTCGCCTTTCAGCGCGCTTGGGGTGACGAAACCGAGGTGCGTATTGGCATTTATGATATCGCCATGGAAAGTTGGGAGTTCGTTTTTTACCCGCTTGATGCTAAAGAATCACAAGCCGGCGGTTGGGTAGGGCTTTCTGATATTACGGCGATAGGTAGCGGTAAATTCCTTGTTTTAGAGCGCGATAACCAAAACGGTTTTGATGCGGCTATTAAGCGCATCTACGAAATAGACTTAATGTCTGTAGCCGCTGGCAGCACAGTAACAAAAACCTTAGTGCGCGATTTAATGGCAGACCTAAGACAAACGAAAGGCATGGTACCCGAAAAAATCGAAGGCCTGGCTGTAACAAGTGAGGGTGACGTTTATATCGTGAACGATAACGACGGTGTGGACGATAACAGCGGCGAAACACAATTAATGAATTTGGGTAAGTTGCTGGACTAA